One Primulina huaijiensis isolate GDHJ02 unplaced genomic scaffold, ASM1229523v2 scaffold38877, whole genome shotgun sequence genomic window, TGCCATCCCTGAACCTTAATAATGTAGAGAATCCATCCCAGCGGAGACAATAAATACGCATAAGTCGAGGGGGTTGGGAAACAAACAACAGCGCCTGCAGTTGAACCGGGTGTTTTTGCCGTTACAATTATAATTTCCGACAATCCCACAAAGATCCCTAATTCGATAAGATTTCACCGAATGGGCCGTTCGCGAGCTGCTGTTCACGCTGCCGATGAGGATTCTGGCCAGAGGTTAGAACCAATGTGTTAAATTGATCGAATTttcattttacatttttattgaTCGGGATTGTATTCAAGATgttatttgcattttttttaattgctgGATAGTTCAAGTTGATAACTACTGATAGTGATTAAGGTACTAGAACTTTATTATTGGGCTTGGTGTACAGTTTCGAGCTTGCTGAGAGAAGTTAACCTTGATGAAGAAAGTGGGACCTAGAGTTACTAAGTTATCCAATTTCGAGCTTTGCATGTCTTAAAATGATGGATTAAGATTAGCTGAAAAAATTGAACAAAGGCAAGTTTCCAACTTTATTTAGGACTCCAGAGGCATACTGATTCCAAGATTGAGAACTTGGAGAAGCATTATATTGAATGCTTATCTATACACGCCTAAATACATTCACACGCCTGCAATTTTATGTGAGGGAAAAGCGCATGACTATATGAAGGATGAGTGTTGCATGTGAACGtgataaatttaaatctttttgcTTCTCAAAATGGGTGGTTCTCTAACACATAAACAAGAAATAcgatttttctctttctttagTGAATAACTGTTCGCTAATAATTATCGTTTCCGTTGGATCTTCAGTCGGTCAAAGAGAAAGCGGACCACTCAAAATGTGGAGAATGTAGAAACTACGGCTTCTGGTATGGATATAATACGTGAGCTTATTTTCCATATGTTAGAGAGAATTATGGTGCTATGAGtcttaaattttgataatttgtttaCCGACAAGTTTCAGGAATGACTAATGGAAAGAAAGCTTTATACCACTGTAACTACTGCAACAAAGACATTTCAGGGAAGATTCGCATCAAGTGTGTAATATGTTCTGATTTCGACCTTTGTATTGAATGCTTTTCTGTTGGAGCAGAGGTCTATCCTCATAAAAGCGGTCATCCTTATAGAGTTATGGTTAGTAATAACCTTCTTGAAAATCTTGTCTTATCTCAGTTTTATTACTGAAATGATTTATACTTGGCCTGTATTTTTCATCTGAACTTGATTGTCATATATATCTTTTATTGTATTCATACACCCCATCACATAATATTTGAAACAGTTACTGGCATTAGATGCCTTAAAAATTTCCGCTGTGCTTAATTTTCTCGTCCGGAAAATTTTCATGTACCAATCAATTGAATATAGCTGTTCATATAACCCAAGATTTCTGTGATTTTTTCATTCTGCATAGCACTGTCACTATACAGGGGAAAAATCTATTTGAGATGACATTTGGGTGGTGATTTTGTTTGATCATTTTATGGAGAGAAGGGACATGCGGGTTTGGAATCATTTACCCTTGATCTTTGGAATTTTAATATCTTATGTGTTAGCATTTTGCGCTGTATACATATTATATTGTATCTCTCTCGCTCTGTGGATTGCAATTATGGTTTAACATAACACTTTTGTGTGGAAAACAGTATATTTTTGTATGGTTGTTGACTATTGTGTTATGGTTCATTTTGCTagttctttttattattatttcctaTAGGACAACTTGGCGTTTCCTCTGATATGTGCTGAGTGGAATGCTGATGAGGAGATATTACTTCTGGAGGTATGTTTGCATTTTAATCATTTTCCGAattcaattttttataaactaTTTCAGTAAAGAATGTGCCATTTTGGATTCTTCTATATTGATCTCATTATTATTGTAGTTTGCCATGATTTTTCATTCATCCAAAATTCTTCTGAAGTGTTATTGCTAATCAGCTTAGACTGTGTAATGCTCTTTTCCTGTCTATATTTTAAAAGGTTTAACTTGTTTTGAAGGGTATTGAAATGTATGGCATGGGGAACTGGACTGAAGTGGCAGAACATGTTGGAACGAAAAGTAAATCACAATGTGGTGAACATTATAATAAGATATATATGAACTCGCCTTGCTTCCCTCTTCCGGTATGACACATTTAccatacttagttttacttaaGAAGGCGTCTAAGTATCAGTTACATGCGTATTTGCCCAGGACATGTGTCATGTCATGGGAAAGAGTAGAGAAGAACTCCTTGCTATGGCCAGAGAAAACAGTGAAATTCAGAAAGGTCAGATTACCAGGACAAATTCTCTCAATATTTCTCTTGGATGTTTTGCTTATTTCCAATAAAAGGTCTTCCAAGAGTTGAACTTGTGCTgaacaaattattttgttcgaacTTTATTACCGCTGGTATGCCTTCTCTATAGAGTGTTCACTTCATCTCAAGCTGTTAAACTATGCATTCAACTTATGGAAATGCCATTTTTTAATTCTGTCAAATTGTGATTCCAAATGTGTAAATCTGGTTTTCAGTATAAACTGCTTACTGGGTCATGGCATAATCATCGATTATCCTGTTAAATATATTATCCGGAATTTTTTCATTTAACATAATTTTAATCAATCAATTCTGACGACCTCAGGAGCCACTACTTGTGAAGATTTTGATGTGAAAGTGGAGTTCCCACCAGCAGGAATCAAGTATAATTCGCAAagttttaatttgaattttttcctTCCTAGAAATTCATTGATGCTGGTTATCTGATTCCTTTCGGTTTTGAGTTTTTAGAGTCGAAGATCAAAGAAGAGAAGGTCCGGCGGTACATTCCTCGCTGAAAACCTCACCTGGTACTGCATTGCTGTCATATGGAGATCTCTGGCTTCTAATTCCTACATTAGAAAAGtttacaaacaaacaaacacacTTGTACAGTTGTCTGTACAATATAACATAAATGTTACAAAGAGTACTGATGTTCTACCTCTCAGAGATTGGCACTGTTGGAGGCTCTATCAGTGGCACACTGTCAACCGGAGCTAGTAAGAGGACATCCAGCAAAGTTCAGAGCAATGACGGTCTTGATGCTGCGAAAGTGGAAGGTGATGAATCACTTATGACCAGCATCTATCAAGCTGCAAAATTGGTGCTGATTTTTATTGGGCCGTCACACTTTGCTGTGATAAAATTTAATACACAACTGCCAATTGTCGTTATCATATAGCAATAATTTAATCATCTACTGAAAATCCACTCCTATTATAGTTGGACTTTATGATACTCTCTCTTCAAGTATAATCCAAACCAGAACCTGCTTTCAGGTCTGATAAATGTGAGAGAATTTTTCTGCTTGCGGCATTTATGATTACTTCGACTTGTATATAGTGAAGCCATATTTAATGTATCTTTTTTTTAACCGTAAGCTGTCAAATTGGAAGTTTTAGTTTCTTTTAGTGATGCACCAAACTGAGGTCCAGTTAATTGTGTGACTGAGTTTCACCATCATTGGCGATGAAACACAAAAAATTGTGTTTCGTACTGAGTTTCTCATTCAAATGCAGTCAGTCATGATTGATGTCGGTTTATTTTACGAACACAATAGTTCATATTTACCATGCTGTAATGAGTAAAAACCTCATCTATTGTGGCTCCAGATTTTCATGCTGACAGGAGCATTGGAGAGAAAAAACCCAGGACATCAGGTAATGAGGGTGTTTCCTTGAAAGAATTAAGTGGCTACAATGCTAAGAGACGAGAATTTGAGGTTGAGTACGACAATGATGCCGAGCAGTTGCTGGCTGATATGGAATTCAAGGAAACAGATACTAATGCCGAGTGTGAACTGAAATTACGAGTGTTGCATATTTACTCTAAAAGGTAAATTTAGCTTTTTGACTGACATGAAATTCGAATCCTGCAGCAGACATTGATAGGAAACACAGGCAGAGTTGACGCATGCGAAATCTCCTTATATGTATGTAGAAATCTTTGGCTAAACTGTGACTTGGTAAATGGTGTTGCCGTTTCTTTTTTCTTGTGCCTCTATTTCCCTTCGTGTCAGGCCTGCGTGGGGTGAAAGAAACACCTTGTTGGACTTTCCTCATTATGAAAGAAAAGCACAACTAACAGATGTATGTTCCAAAAATAGCAACCAAATAGTTTCAACTACCAAAAATATATCGGACTGTGATTATTGTCTTTCAATAAGGCACTGTTCGGTATGCCTGATAAATATAAGATTAAAATTCTATCATTTCTAATCCCTTGTTCAGCTCGTTTGTTGGAAGGCCCGATTATAAAATGGGGCATCATAAAATCCTGTGATTTATCAGATGTCTTCCGATTTATTTGAATGGTAAGCCGATGAAATTACATATTTGCCCATttccaaaaatttattttctttggccATTGCTCTCTTCGACCACTTCATGAAATAACTACTTCTCATTTAGtacattttcatttaatttcagtCTAATTTTATGGAATTTGACGACTTTTCGATGGTGACTAAAAAAGGAAAGAATATCGATGAAATAGAATTGTAggagtatttttttatttttaatctataatttgaatttaattttaaaaaatattaggaAAAAAGAAATAGTATAGGGGTATTACAAGAAAGTACACAAAATTAATCGATCACATTAAAAACATACCAAAGACCATATATTTTATCACATCGaattatttatctttaattttctATTGCTCATACACCCTTTAGTTATCCTATCCATCAAACCAAATGGTACGTaggtagatttttttttttttcaattcaagaAGCTATCAGACATCTTCGATATTggtttttcattttctcaagTTTTCTATCTTTGCTTCGAGTGAACACGCCTCTGGTGACTTGAGCTTTCTTTTGACTCATAAATTCACATTTCAGTGTCTTTGTTGCATTTATACTTTTATCctttagatattt contains:
- the LOC140968942 gene encoding transcriptional adapter ADA2-like isoform X1, with the translated sequence MGRSRAAVHAADEDSGQSRSKRKRTTQNVENVETTASVSGMTNGKKALYHCNYCNKDISGKIRIKCVICSDFDLCIECFSVGAEVYPHKSGHPYRVMDNLAFPLICAEWNADEEILLLEGIEMYGMGNWTEVAEHVGTKSKSQCGEHYNKIYMNSPCFPLPDMCHVMGKSREELLAMARENSEIQKGATTCEDFDVKVEFPPAGIKVEDQRREGPAVHSSLKTSPEIGTVGGSISGTLSTGASKRTSSKVQSNDGLDAAKVEDFHADRSIGEKKPRTSGNEGVSLKELSGYNAKRREFEVEYDNDAEQLLADMEFKETDTNAECELKLRVLHIYSKRLNERKRRKDFILERNLLYPDPFEKDLTLEEKELSHRYRVFMRYHSKDEHDELLRSIIEEQRILKRIEGLQEARAAGCRTSAEAEIYIERKRMREIEENARQAKESTLVGSGGKYMQRLNFPKGEQDSSLGGVIRSPTVLDSGGNDSLSTRIRPTIPSVSEKWDVTGFLGADMLSEAEKQLCGEMRILPTHYLNMLQTMSMGILNGNLSKKSDAHCLFNVDPGKVDKVYDMLVKKGIALA
- the LOC140968942 gene encoding transcriptional adapter ADA2-like isoform X2; translation: MGRSRAAVHAADEDSGQSRSKRKRTTQNVENVETTASGMTNGKKALYHCNYCNKDISGKIRIKCVICSDFDLCIECFSVGAEVYPHKSGHPYRVMDNLAFPLICAEWNADEEILLLEGIEMYGMGNWTEVAEHVGTKSKSQCGEHYNKIYMNSPCFPLPDMCHVMGKSREELLAMARENSEIQKGATTCEDFDVKVEFPPAGIKVEDQRREGPAVHSSLKTSPEIGTVGGSISGTLSTGASKRTSSKVQSNDGLDAAKVEDFHADRSIGEKKPRTSGNEGVSLKELSGYNAKRREFEVEYDNDAEQLLADMEFKETDTNAECELKLRVLHIYSKRLNERKRRKDFILERNLLYPDPFEKDLTLEEKELSHRYRVFMRYHSKDEHDELLRSIIEEQRILKRIEGLQEARAAGCRTSAEAEIYIERKRMREIEENARQAKESTLVGSGGKYMQRLNFPKGEQDSSLGGVIRSPTVLDSGGNDSLSTRIRPTIPSVSEKWDVTGFLGADMLSEAEKQLCGEMRILPTHYLNMLQTMSMGILNGNLSKKSDAHCLFNVDPGKVDKVYDMLVKKGIALA